Sequence from the Ochrobactrum vermis genome:
GACGGCACGCCGAAACATCGGCGACGGCCAGTCGGCCTTGCGAAGCTTACGCTTCGAGGCTCTTAAACTGATATCATTACAATCAGCACGAAAGACAACCAGCTTCTCAATTTGTGTTCTTCGCCGACCTGGTGGTTATGGCGGAGCGGCTGCACCCGATCCCATTCCGAACTCGGCCGTGAAACGCTCCAGCGCCAATGGTACTTTGTCTTAAGACACGGGAGAGTAGGTCGCTGCCAGGTCTGCTAAGCACACAAATCAAAACATCTTCTCAAATCCCATACAAAACAGATCATTTAAGCGATATACGCGAAAAAATACCAAAACCGGTTACAATATAACACCCATAACGCGGGGTGGAGCAGCCCGGTAGCTCGTCAGGCTCATAACCTGAAGGCCGCAGGTTCAAATCCTGCCCCCGCAACCAATCGACATAACAAAAACCCCGCTAAACCAATCGGTTATCGGCTTTTTGTTTTGGCTGCGCCAGGCGTGCAAGCCGCCCTATCAATAAAATCATCAACTTAGTTTTGCAGGTTCAAATCGGTGGCGTGTACCTCGCAACCAACCACACACCTGCGTATGATAGTCGCTTTGTCGGAAATTTGCATACAGATTTCGGACGCTACACTTGCGGGCCGTCCGAAATATCACTACATATTTCGGACATGACAGACACTGCACTAGATTTGAAAACCGCGATCCTGACGCGCATCGAAAAGGGTGCAACCAGAGGGGTTTGGACGCCGCGAGACTTCCTCGATCTTGGCGCGCGCGACGCCGTGGACAAGACGCTGCAGCGGCTGACACGCGCTGGAAGCTTGCGGCGGGTGGATCGGGGGCTTTACGACAAGCCATCATTCAACAGTCTGACACAGAAAAGCAATCCTCCCGACCCAAGACAGGTTATCGAGGCCATCGCTCGGCGGGACCAGATCCGCGTACTCGTCGATGGCATGACTGCCGCCAATGATCTCGGACTCACGAATGCGGTTCCTGCAAAAATCGTCGTGCACGCGGATGCTCGGCTCAAGTCGGTCTCGCTTGGCCAACTCGGAATCACGTTCAAGCCAACCGCTGCGAGCAAGTTATACTGGGCCGACCGGCCGGCCATGCGCATCGTCCAGGCATTGCATTGGCTACGTGACACCATGGGCCAGGTCGATGACGACGCAATTCTTAAGCGTCGTCTGAACGCAATTCTTCATGATCCGAAAGATGGGCCAGCGCTCCGGGCGGACCTGTTGTCGGGCCTGTCGACGCTGCCGAGCTGGATGCAGAGCCTGTTGCGGCCGATGTTGAAAGAACAGGCCGGCACATGATGAACCCCGCATTCGATCAGGTCATTGCAGCAGACGATGAGACAAGGTTGGGTCTTTATACGACGACGGCCCAGCGCCTCGGCACGACGCCCCAGAATGTCGAAAAAGACTTCTGGGTCTGTTGGACCCTTGATGCGCTCTTCAATGGATTGGCAGACAGGCCACGCTTGCTGTTCAAGGGCGGCACATCGCTATCCAAAGGGTTCGGCGTGATCAAGCGCTTCTCGGAAGATATCGATGTCACTGTCTTCCGTGACGATCTGGGAGAAGCAGCTTCCATCACGGAACTGGAAGCTCTCAGCGGTAAGAAACGCGGCAAAGCTCTGGATGCGATCAAAGCGGCGTGCGAGGCTTACATCAATGGCTCGTGCCTAGCGGGGCTGTCCGCGATCACAGGCGAAACGGCCAAACGCAATGGGTTGAGCACGGAACAGCTCCGCATTGAGCCTGACCCCGAAGACAGTCAGGCGCTCTATGTGCGTTATCCGACGGCAACACCCGAAGATGCCTATGTCGGCAAGGCTGTAAAGATCGAGTCCGGCGCGAAGTCGGCTCTCGATCCCAATTCGGATCGCGTCATCCGGCCGTATCTGGAAAGCGATATCCCGGATATCGACTTGGGTGTCGGTAACGTCACAAC
This genomic interval carries:
- a CDS encoding DUF6088 family protein, giving the protein MTDTALDLKTAILTRIEKGATRGVWTPRDFLDLGARDAVDKTLQRLTRAGSLRRVDRGLYDKPSFNSLTQKSNPPDPRQVIEAIARRDQIRVLVDGMTAANDLGLTNAVPAKIVVHADARLKSVSLGQLGITFKPTAASKLYWADRPAMRIVQALHWLRDTMGQVDDDAILKRRLNAILHDPKDGPALRADLLSGLSTLPSWMQSLLRPMLKEQAGT
- a CDS encoding nucleotidyl transferase AbiEii/AbiGii toxin family protein, which translates into the protein MMNPAFDQVIAADDETRLGLYTTTAQRLGTTPQNVEKDFWVCWTLDALFNGLADRPRLLFKGGTSLSKGFGVIKRFSEDIDVTVFRDDLGEAASITELEALSGKKRGKALDAIKAACEAYINGSCLAGLSAITGETAKRNGLSTEQLRIEPDPEDSQALYVRYPTATPEDAYVGKAVKIESGAKSALDPNSDRVIRPYLESDIPDIDLGVGNVTTVDPERTFWDKVVILHGLRRWFDNRGELKGNGQRVSRHYYDVHHLLASDTGQRALKDRELGADCVAHARMFFNRPAFDLAAATPPTFSLRPEGKMLDDLRRDYRAMSGMIFGEAPAFEAITEDIIELETALNAPTEGAEESDNQEHG